From the genome of Globicephala melas chromosome 11, mGloMel1.2, whole genome shotgun sequence, one region includes:
- the RBM24 gene encoding RNA-binding protein 24 isoform X1, with amino-acid sequence MADRAAAERACKDPNPIIDGRKANVNLAYLGAKPRIMQPGFAFGVQQLHPALIQRPFGIPAHYVYPQAFVQPGVVIPHVQPTAAAASTAPYIDYTGAAYAQYSAAAAAAAAAAAYDQYPYAASPAAAGYVTAGGYGYAVQQPITAAAPGTAAAAAAAAAAAAAFGQYQPQQLQTDRMQ; translated from the exons ATGGCTGACCGGGCTGCTGCCGAAAGAGCCTGCAAGGATCCCAACCCCATCATTGATGGCAGGAAGGCCAATGTGAATCTGGCATACTTGGGAGCAAAACCAAGGATCATGCAACCAG GTTTTGCCTTTGGTGTTCAACAGCTTCATCCAGCCCTTATACAAAGACCTTTTGG GATACCTGCCCACTATGTCTATCCGCAGGCTTTTGTGCAGCCTGGAGTGGTCATCCCGCACGTCCAGCCGACCGCAGCGGCCGCCTCCACCGCACCTTACATTGACTACACGGGAGCCGCGTACGCACAGTACTCGGCGGCCGCCGcagcggccgccgccgccgccgcctacGACCAGTACCCGTACGCAGCCTCCCCGGCTGCCGCTGGCTACGTCACGGCCGGGGGCTACGGCTACGCGGTGCAGCAGCCAATCACCGCCGCCGCACCTGGgaccgcggccgccgccgccgccgcagctgccgccgccgctgccttTGGCCAGTATCAGCCTCAGCAGCTGCAAACAGATCGGATGCAATAG
- the RBM24 gene encoding RNA-binding protein 24 isoform X2, with protein sequence MHTTQKDTTYTKIFVGGLPYHTTDASLRKYFEVFGEIEEAVVITDRQTGKSRGYGFVTMADRAAAERACKDPNPIIDGRKANVNLAYLGAKPRIMQPGFAFGVQQLHPALIQRPFGIPAHYVYPQAFVQPGVVIPHVQPTAAAASTAPYIDYTGAAYAQYSAAAAAAAAAAAYDQYPYAASPAAAGYVTAGGYGYAVQQPITAAAPGTAAAAAAAAAAAAAFGQYQPQQLQTDRMQ encoded by the exons ATGCACACGACCCAGAAGGACACGACGTACACCAAGATCTTCGTCGGGGGGCTACCCTACCACACCACGGACGCCAGCCTGCGCAAGTACTTCGAGGTCTTCGGCGAGATCGAGGAGGCGGTGGTCATCACCGACCGGCAGACGGGCAAGTCCCGGGGCTATGGATTT GTCACCATGGCTGACCGGGCTGCTGCCGAAAGAGCCTGCAAGGATCCCAACCCCATCATTGATGGCAGGAAGGCCAATGTGAATCTGGCATACTTGGGAGCAAAACCAAGGATCATGCAACCAG GTTTTGCCTTTGGTGTTCAACAGCTTCATCCAGCCCTTATACAAAGACCTTTTGG GATACCTGCCCACTATGTCTATCCGCAGGCTTTTGTGCAGCCTGGAGTGGTCATCCCGCACGTCCAGCCGACCGCAGCGGCCGCCTCCACCGCACCTTACATTGACTACACGGGAGCCGCGTACGCACAGTACTCGGCGGCCGCCGcagcggccgccgccgccgccgcctacGACCAGTACCCGTACGCAGCCTCCCCGGCTGCCGCTGGCTACGTCACGGCCGGGGGCTACGGCTACGCGGTGCAGCAGCCAATCACCGCCGCCGCACCTGGgaccgcggccgccgccgccgccgcagctgccgccgccgctgccttTGGCCAGTATCAGCCTCAGCAGCTGCAAACAGATCGGATGCAATAG